ACTGATCTGAGCTGAGAAACACTGACTGCAGTATCCAGCCAAATCAGTGCATCATGAGCTGagaaaaactgactatttatgcacagacacagacaattacaatgattcacaggtgtggaaacctccatttaatagccatttaatcCTCTGTTTTTTTATAACGTGGCCAAACATTCAACTTTTGATCAGGcctgtttaggtgatttcacgTATAGTTAGGTACTTTTAGGACTTattactttttgtgtgtgtgtgtgtgtgtgtgtgtgtgtgtgtgtgtgtgtgtgtgtgtatgtgtatgtatgtatgtatgtatgtatgtgtatatatgtatatatatatatatatatatatatatatatatatatatatatatatatatatatatatatacgtacacTAAAagtaatatgtatatgtatacatgtgtgtgtgtatgtatgtatgtatgtatgtatatatatatatatatatatatatatatatatatataaagtatttttgtatcatcattactatttattttaatgtatgccttagttttgaaactaaaaaaaaaagttatttatatttttgtttttgcatctcagaaaagggttcatttaaaacccagaatgtttggcacttaaatgcacttaattcttctcagtcaactttgtctTTGTTCaaagtacaagtacagacaggGAAACAATGGGTAATTagacccgtcttattttctcttgtatatttaatattgctctttaattaaaaatacattttatcagattactcGATTAATCTATGAAATTTTTGGTAAaatactcgattactaaaatattcaatagcAACAGCCCTAATTATGTCTACGAAAATATCcttgaatagttcaacttcaagtatgattagagtaagaataacttgagttactttttcatatttctgcaggttttgtgtttcaaacaatgttactgtacggtatcgggtttgttttttatatttcagatgcatctcagtctacctcagttttttttatatttaaaaaaacactgcacatattttaaaactttattcaCCAAAAGGTGagcagctagtgaacttcctagcactaaacttgcactaaattctaaggtttctctatgtttatatttaacactttgcactattttattacactttattaagcgtttcttacattttctttcattttgcaccttaaatgttaagagataattaagtgttcattgtgactgtagacttatgtttacattttaattatttgagttttccatggttgttgacatttctgtcttaataactgagggggattatgatcagaggaaggttaagtttaaaataatgtttaattgtaatatttttctcctggtccttattttaaatgggccataaaaaaagttcaataattatcgatatcgaccgatatgaaacactgatatcgtgatacagtttttgGCCATATAGCCCAGCCctattccagaacattgtacttgttcctctgcataaatgcccggGTAGAGTAGTGTTTTGGGttattgtcttgttgaaatatcaaGCCCTGGTGTatcttcaactttgtgactgattcctcaacattctcaagaatctgctgagatagtggaatccatgcgaccctcaactttaaccagattcccagtaccgggactggccacacagccccaccagcatgatggaacctccaccagattttactgtgggtagcaagtgttttacttggaatgctgtgttcttttgccgccatgcataactccccttgttatgaccaaataactcaatctttgtttcatcactccacagcaccttattccaaaatgaagctggcttgtccaaatgtgtgtttgcatacctcaagcgactccgtttgtggcgtgtgtgcagaaaaggcttctttcgcatcacttgtgcaaagtgcactgaattgttgaacgatgcacaatgacatcatctgcagcaagttgatgttgtaggtctttggaggtggtctgtgggctgtttttgaccgttctcaccatccttcgcctttgtttctccaatattttacgtagcctgccacttctggccttaacaagaactgtgcctgtggtcttccatttcctcactatgttcctcacagtggacactgacagcttatatctctgcgctAACTTtgtgtagccttcccctaaaccataatgttgaacaatctttgttttcaggtcatttgagagttgttttgaggcctccatgttaccactcttcagaggagagtcaaagagaacaacaacttgcaattggccaccttaaataccttttctcatggttggatgcacctgtctatgaagttcaaggcataatgagctcaccaaactaattgtgtgttccagttaatcagtgataagtagttacaggtattcaaatcaacaaaatggcaagggtgcccaaatttatgcacccgtctaatttcattttcatgcatattgcacattttctgtttaatccaataaacctcattatttgatagatcaaaatgaaattgctgatccaaaaatttataaaattgtcaggggttcctgaCCTTTTGCAAACGACTGTGTATAAGTGAACtgaagaatgtgagagagactgacttCAGCtggtctatttgtgtgtgtgtgtccaacatTTTTTTTGATGTTAAGGATGAAAGCCCATGTAAATCTATAAATTCTCAATTGTTCACTGCTTCAtaaagcacagtgttttgtttgtggtttaACATAATTTTCATGggtaaaactgtaaaaattaatattaattaaatacctgtagaagcttttaaaaatatgatttttattaatgttgtttACTTATCAGATATAAAATGTGCTGCATATCAGAATTGCTAGTCATCCTACTTGTTTCACTGCTGCACTCTAGCTGtcacattgtgttttgtttttcagaaatcTAAACACTTTAACTTCTAAAGTTCTTTAGTTCCTGGCCTGAGGAAGCATCCAAGCACTGAACATTATGGTTGACATCTTTAATCACACTATTATATAGCTATTGAACACTCACTGCATAACATACCTCCTGCTGTTGTTTCAAATTTGTTCCACAATTTTCTGGAATAAATCAAGGAACAAAGAAGTCACTTCCTTTAGACAATTAATAGCTGTTTAAATTgtctatagcaactttggtccAAATCCCCAATACCCTGACACATTCACCGATTACACAAATCATGGTTTACCCAGTGCATTTTGGGTATGGTTCAATTGGAACCTGCCACTAGAGGGCATCTATTTTCAACTCTAGCCTATTTTTGTTACACTTGCACAGTCATAGCTTCTTccagttttaacattttaatgattaCAGTACCCATGACTGCTAATGAGGGGAAGTTGTTTAGGTTGTTTTTGGGTGTTTTAAGTAACTAAGAAAGCGTTTGCTAATGTTAATGCAAATGTGTCTGGAGATAAGACACATACCCTGATTGGTCGGTTTTGTTACTTCTGTGAATACATTTTAGCCAGTGTTAGCcagtatagaaaaaaaacatatcgtGTCTAAACATATAGAAAAAGTTCAGCTGTTGACTTTTGctttctggtgtgttttgtttgctcCAAATTCCAGGTTTGAAGGTTGACTTTTTACTCAAGGCAATCAGTGTTAATGCTTCCTTTGGTGAAAAGAGTTATACAGATCCTAATTTGGTTACAAATTTGAAGAACTGTGAAATTTTACATACCTCTTAATGTTTTTGCTAAGGTAGTTGTGTTATAATAGAGAAATAAATTGCATTGTAGTCTATGGATTATACTCTATGTAGAATAGATTCCTTGCACGTGGAGTTGTGCTACAACATGACCATTCCTGATATGCCAGTGTAGAAACACATAATTGAGCAGACATATTAATAGTACACAACAGTTCTTGTAACAGTTCTTGTAAAAGTTGATTTAATCTACAAAATGcttttgaatgaataaaaacctaagcttttttttttttttttaaacaaagttaatgtatttttaaaacacaaaaacacttaGACAAATATTTATAACTTATGCTAGGACATGAAATTGAGTTTAGATGCATTCTGTTCCAGTTGAGCTGTTCCTACTTCACGCAGATAATCTGTGGTAAATTCAGTTGATTGAACATCGTTTGGAAAAGTACACCTCTGTCATCTGAAAGCCCCACAGCTAAGAGATCATATCAAAAACAAGCCATAAAGTTGACCCTTGTGGACACTACCCTTTCGTGATGTTCGTGAACAAAATCGTCCACTAATTAaacttatataaaaatatatcagattaatattttttttttttttttttgcagaaatgtgTTAAGTTAGTGATGTCACAAATTAGTGATGTcacaaatttgaataaaaatgcaaacaaaatgacttatttttaatataaaaatattctttttcccttttgttaCAGTCTTGGGTTTTCATAGTAAATATGACTAATAACATTGGATTTTATGCATTGTCAGTTTTTGTGCAGCATTAGATTTGaaatatttctctctcatttacaTATCAGCTGTTTTTCCCCCAATGAATGTCATCATAACCATTCTTGTTTGATTATGGTTCCCTCTGCTGGGAAGAGGTAAAATGTGCAATTTTTACAGTTGACCAAAAAATTAGGCCATTGACCAATTACACAGGCCTGAAAGCTTATGTTCAGGCTTTTTCTTTACATGGAGTTGTATCGAGTTATcagaggtgtgtctgtgtgtctgtgtgtctgtgtgtctgtgtgtgaaattttgttttgtcaggctttcagtgtgtgcatgcacgtgtgtgtttagACTTTTCAGCAATCCTGAAAACACCCCAAAcatctgcacacaaacacaaaaacacacatgcacactacaGTATACTGATTTCCTCCATAGAACCCAATGTAAAAAGCACAGGCCTGTGTAATGGGgtaattttacaaataaaataaatttgcaaaaataaaaaattacagatTTTGGCCTGGCCAAAAATTCTAAATAGTCTTTCCAAAGTACACGTTATATAAAGGGTTGTCCCAAAAAGTCATTCCTctagctgaaacacagagaaagataTGGCTAAAAATAGGGAAACTATGCCCCCTAATGGACATAAATGTCCAAAAGTGTCCAGAAGTGttaaaggaattttttttatttttcttggttGCATAATtgaaagttatttaaaaatgtaattaaatgtatttattgatctCCTTGTAGGTTTTCTGCCAACCAGGTGAGACGTCAGTTGAGTCATGGAGGACGACGGCAGATTCATAGAGTTTGATGTGCCAGAGTTCAGCAACACTGTACTTAAGCAGCTCAATGAGCTGCGGCTCCAGGGTAAGCTCTGTGATATTATTGTGCACATCCAGGGCCGACCATTCCAGGCTCACAAAGCTGTGCTGGCTGCCAGTTCACCGTACTTCCGTGACCACTCGTCTCTAGGCACCATGAGTGGACTGTCCATTTCGGTGATCAAGAACCCTGCAGTGTTTGAGCAGCTATTAACCTTTTGCTATACGGGACACATGAAACTATGTCTACGTGATGTTGTAAGCTTCCTTACGGCTGCCAGCTTCCTGCAAATGCAGGCCGTCATTGACAAGTGTACACAAATCCTGGAGGGCCTCCACTCAAAGATTAGTCTGCCTGTAGTTTCTGGCCGAGCAGAAGCTGAAGAAGACCTTGATTCTAGAGCTAGACTCAATGGTGCAAAAGATGTGGGCATTTTTTTGAATCCGACCCAGATTTCCCCACCTTATTACCCTAGGAAAAGCTATCGAGTAGAGGCTAGTGGAGGTGGAAAAGGGCTTGCACACTTAACAGAAGAAGGGCAGTCAGATCGAGGGAGTGATTGCACTTCAGAGCAGGAGGCATCAATGGAAGTAGAGCTGGATCAAGTGGACATGATTGAGAAGAATGGGCAAGTCACCGACATACAAATCAAGCTGGAAAAAACGGAGCGGCCCACCTACTCAGACAGCTCGTCAGCGGGTGATGATAGCTACCACACAGAACTGGTGGATGGTGAGC
The genomic region above belongs to Tachysurus vachellii isolate PV-2020 chromosome 11, HZAU_Pvac_v1, whole genome shotgun sequence and contains:
- the zbtb34 gene encoding zinc finger and BTB domain-containing protein 34; the encoded protein is MEDDGRFIEFDVPEFSNTVLKQLNELRLQGKLCDIIVHIQGRPFQAHKAVLAASSPYFRDHSSLGTMSGLSISVIKNPAVFEQLLTFCYTGHMKLCLRDVVSFLTAASFLQMQAVIDKCTQILEGLHSKISLPVVSGRAEAEEDLDSRARLNGAKDVGIFLNPTQISPPYYPRKSYRVEASGGGKGLAHLTEEGQSDRGSDCTSEQEASMEVELDQVDMIEKNGQVTDIQIKLEKTERPTYSDSSSAGDDSYHTELVDGEQVLAVTVGPYGPVPSSAQCTYSALSSSCFVGISPSSPSQSILSGFRGGRTRPKRSTPVPADVISQLKPGTEDGDGIASGVVFENDVRERGLRGHWYPFNERLVCVYCGKSFNQKGSLDRHMRLHMGITPFVCKYCGKKYTRKDQLEYHIRGHTDNKPFHCQICGKCFPFQGTLNQHLRKKHMGSGVEMNNHTGPQGEAADGQKGAPVEVSENVYSDAYNDDESTKITSEESVKGSAEEPPGSRCDY